Part of the Triticum urartu cultivar G1812 chromosome 2, Tu2.1, whole genome shotgun sequence genome, GACGGCTGGAAGATACCAATTTGGATGGGTAGGGTTCAGTTGGCCCAAAGTTGGACCGATCGACTGGCGCCTAGTACCTGCCATTTTTATTGGCATGATGATGAAAAATTTAGTTTACTCACCAAGTAAACTTGCCATCATCTGCGAACATAATTTGTCATGCATAAAAGTCTGACCGTCGATTATTCGAATCGTTTGTATAATGTAATTAGTGCGAATCTTGATAGTAAGTTTTTGCAGGATGTGCTTGAGCTCATCTGCTGGTACAGTGATTAGTTCACCTGCCTGTTGTCTCCTCCGTAACGAGTTGACAGAGAAAGTACACGCGACAAAATAGTACTCCAAGACACGCTAAGAGTAATGGAATCAGCCGTTCTCATATGTCGTTGTGGCATGTGTGGTCGCAGGGGTAGGGGCAATCGATGGCCCTCACTTCAGCCCGGCCAAAGTACCAGTCACTCACAGATTTCGCGATACTCTGTGCACGCAAGAACAAGACACAAATGAATGAATCAATGAGCATGAACTATATAACCCACTTTAAAATCCAATTGGTAGACAGTAGATACCTTATTGTGAATGGTAGGAGAGCCATTTGCATTCCAAGTAGCCGGGACCTTGGACTGGCCGTGCGTGAAGCACGAGTTTATGAAGAACCCATTGCCCTTGGAGCGGGAGAAGGCGCCTTGCACAATTCCCACCATCTGCTCCCTGAAAGCTGCACCCATAAATTTCAGATCATTGCTTGATCATCGTATGTATCACAATTTAGTGTGCTGCTAAATTAATCTATTCTATAGATGTATGTATACCTTGCAAGACTTTCATCTGGGATGCGTTGCAGGCTAAACGACTGGACTTGCAGGCTCGCCAGGCGCCGCCGTGGTCGGCCACGTCCGGGGCCAGGCTTTCATGGATCTGAATTACATTTTCTTTATTGTTACACAGACGAAAAAGAAACTATATATGCTGAGATGATGTctggtcaaatatatatataccacaGCTTCCTACCTGCCATGTATCGTAGGCTGCATTCAGCAGGAAGGTCGGGGTTTTTATGCTGCCGATTATGTTCTGCGGGaagaagcactgcatgcatgtgcaCGTACATGAGATGGTAGGGGTCAGTTGAGTTCGGCTTCATGGGTTACGGTAGAGTTCAACAGCTAGCTATAGCATGCATGCATGTAAACAGATGAAACCAGCGCTATGCATGTATTCACGTTACGCACCGAGGTGGCGTCGAGACGACCGGTGCAACTCCTCGGCAGGGTCTGCGCCACCCCATGCGTGGCCACGACGCCTCCGAAGTAGGATCTCAAGGTATGCCCACCGGCGACGTCGACGCTGAGTGCATGCATGGATTCAGAACAATGAAGATCGATGCGCAGTGTGGATGGATGAGTTCTGGATGCATGTGTGTGTAACGTACGCGTCGAGGAAGAGCCCTGCGTCGGCGAGGCACTTGACGGTGGTGCTCCGGCCGGCGAAGAAGGCGCCGAACTGGTCGCAGTGCAGTATTGCCGACAGGCCCCCGGCGGAGCCGCCCGCCAGCAGCACCTGATCCGCGGAGGACATCCCAATGGAGAGGAGGTGCTGGATGACGGCGTCAAATATGCGTTGGCCCCGGAAGTAGACCCTCGAGCCCGCGTCGTAGCCTTCGCCGGCGAAGGACGCGCCGTCGCAGTAGCGGACCATCACCCGGTTCCAGCTGTAGAAATCTAATGTGCGTACGCAGGAGTGCAAGCGTTAGTAAATGTAAGTCCAACGTCGATGCATACCGCATACGTACGTATGTATTTATGAGCCATATGTATGTACGGACCAGGGTTCTCGGCGGGGTTGGAGCTCAGGATGCCACGGAACTCGAGCTGCCTTTCCATGAGATTCGAGGACCCGAGGCGGCTCCCCTTGCGGTACATGCACGCCGTCACGTTCTCGCACCAGCCGCCTCCCTGCATTCTCGCAGTATGTTCGATAGATTTGGTAAAATGTATGTATCACATGAACTGAAGAAATAGTTCTGTATAGATGTACCTCTAGGTTGACGATCCAGCTCTTCTTCCCTGCACCGGACCCCGGATCCATGTGGTAAGCCGGCGGCGTCCCATCCATGCACACTGCACATCATTTTCATACTTACATGGGGTCTGCTTCAGTACACCCTTATCCCAATAAATCTCCACGTGATCCTATATACCTAAATAATGCATACTCACAGTCCCTATTATCTTAACATGCGCACATGTCATCTTATCAAAGGCCCACCATAACATGCATGAGAAAAGGTTTTCCATTATTAGTTGATCACATGCACACATGCCACCTCATCAAAGGTCCACTCAACATGCATGAGATTTTTTTTTCCAGTTATATTATGTCATGTATATTCGAAATATTTTTCAACTACACAGTAATCAAATACAAATATAGTATTCATTTCTAGTTTTAGATCATACTCATATATTATTAATTCAACTATGTATGTATACAATCAATTCACTGAAATATATTGCAATCAATTCCCGTGGCAACGCGGGATATTCTCTAGTTAGATTAGTAGTCAATATTCCACAAAAAAAGATTAGGTAGTCAATACATGAATATTGCAAGAGAGTATCATCAAGCAACATAACAAATGCTTAATTAGTGTTGAATTTGCAGGGTTTAATAGGGAATATTATGGTAGTTAGTGTGCATTAAGATCCAATTTGTAAGGATCCAACAAATTCCTGACCATTGCAGTACAGCTGGATACTATTCAATTCCGTTAGTTGTACCATCCATTTTATTGTTGATGTGATGGCATACCAAAGATTCAATTGTATATTATTTCGTAAGATATGATTttatatgataagccaataagacATGCACTAGTAGGGGCGTTCTCAAGAAAAATCGGTGGGAGAAAAAATCGACAAACCAGAAACGGGAAGGGGaagtggagggaggacggattAAAAAGACAGACAACATAATATTAGTATTTTTTAAGATAATAGTAAGAGAGATAAAATACAAACATAGAGTGTAGAAACCGACTGGAACGCTTGAATTTCAATTTGGTGAAACATAGAGTGTAGAAACGGATCAACTAGAGGGTTGAAAATAGGTTCTCTCTAAGGTACGAAAAATCAAGAAGGTTGGGTCTGCTGTGCTGGTTTCCGCCTGATTTCCTTTTCGTAATGATTAATTGGCTTGccaattttgtttttgtttttatgaAAAAAAAGAGCTCTTGCCACACTTGCTTGAAAAAAGAGTCACATGTGAATACTTGTTGCTTCTCTCTTTATGTTCGAGACGAGCATCACTAGACTTTCATGTGTTTTTTTGTAAACAGCAGACATACGTGTTATAGCACTTACTGCTAGTTCCTGGGCCAGCAAATACGGCTTCTAGGGGACAATCATAACTGAATTGTGGGGATTCACTTTGAATGGATACAGAAATTGCAAGGAAGTATAAAACCCTTCCAAACTGATGGGGGCTGGGCCTTGTGGTTGGAAAACTGGACATAATCTAATAAAACGTATTAAAGGTTGATTCAGAATTGGCATAAACACATGTACATACCGGCTCCCTTGTCGACGGCGGATGTGATGAGGGTGATAGGCACCGCCGGTACGCCCGGCGCCGCCGCGAGGACCAAAACGACAATGGAAAGCGCCCAAAGCTTGGCCATCCCGACCTTCTCCTCCATCTTCAACAATGGAGATATGGAtactcacgagtcacgactctctcCCAGTTGGCTCCTAGAAATATGCCCGTCGAATTGGGGATATATATTGATGGTCCTCAATTAGTACCAAATATAAAGGAATTAATTTTTtcaagaaaaataaataaaaggtaGGTATTAAATGCAGCGACTATGATTGCCTGTATATATCCAATCTACTATACGCGAACATGGCATGACACACCGCCTGGGGCCTAGCTACAATTTTGCTTACATTTCCTTCCATATGCGCCAATTGGCCAGCACGAAATTTCGAGGAGTGGGGCTTCAAGATATATGCTCCTACCAGAAAGTCAATCATCCAGCACGGAATTTCAAAAAGTGAAGCTTCGAGATTTATATATCCTTGTCCGAGAAAGACGATCACACCGCTGGGATCAGTGTGCAATCCATCTCAGCTTATTCTCTCGGTTCATCCATATCCAAGCGAAGCTTATCACCAcacaagtactccctccatttttaaatataagtctttttagacatttcaaatacagatgtatgtagacatattttagagcgtagattcactcattttgcttcgtatatAGTCACTTgatggaatctctagaaagacttatatttagaaacggagggaatACTAGTATATCTATCTGCATGAGACTCGCATGGCCATGTGATGAGGGCATTCTACTACAGCTACACCAATAGCTCCTGTAGTCACACCTGCTCAAGTAAGATAAAGGCACTAGAGCTCTCGGGCGTCAACCTAAAATATTGGAAACTTTCGTCTCTAGGAACTTCTGCTAATGATCATCCTTGGGGGAGGACCAACTAATTAAAAAATGATTTTTAGCAGCAAATCTTCACTAATTGTACACTGTTCATTAGCAAAAATGCAGCGTAAGGAGGGGTCCCAGTACTGGAAGTCTATTCATTCGATCAAATATGAGAGTCACCTAGGGCTGAGCGTCTCTATAGGCAATGGGGTTGGGAACCTTTTCTAGCTGGAC contains:
- the LOC125539162 gene encoding pectin acetylesterase 3-like, whose protein sequence is MEEKVGMAKLWALSIVVLVLAAAPGVPAVPITLITSAVDKGAVCMDGTPPAYHMDPGSGAGKKSWIVNLEGGGWCENVTACMYRKGSRLGSSNLMERQLEFRGILSSNPAENPDFYSWNRVMVRYCDGASFAGEGYDAGSRVYFRGQRIFDAVIQHLLSIGMSSADQVLLAGGSAGGLSAILHCDQFGAFFAGRSTTVKCLADAGLFLDAVDVAGGHTLRSYFGGVVATHGVAQTLPRSCTGRLDATSCFFPQNIIGSIKTPTFLLNAAYDTWQIHESLAPDVADHGGAWRACKSSRLACNASQMKVLQAFREQMVGIVQGAFSRSKGNGFFINSCFTHGQSKVPATWNANGSPTIHNKSIAKSVSDWYFGRAEVRAIDCPYPCDHTCHNDI